The Solanum pennellii chromosome 11, SPENNV200 sequence AGGTTGAATTTCCTTTTTGTTGTCATAACAGCTAGTCAATGAGAAAATGGTGTGCTGAATTTATTATAGAGTAGgacaatttttgtttattattgatGTTGAAAGTGTCTTCATGTGATATTGGTTCACTCTTAGACAAATGATGCAGCCCCCACAAGTCCCTATTATGTTTAAGGGAAAGTTTGGGACAGAGCTTTAACTTATCCTAAGCAATAAAGACATTAGATGGGCTTTTATTGCTTGTAGAGAAGGGAGTGAGTGAGGTTGTTGTCAATGTAAACAAACTTAAAGATTATGGTGGGTAGAAGTTGAGGTAGGGTAGTTAAACTCAGCTACCATAATAATGCACTGTTGTAGTGTTGTTCAATTGTACAGTATTATATTCTATGTCTATTGCATTTATAAGTTATAGTTTACTTTAGGTTCTACATTTTCTGGGAGTCTTTTAGTGTTATCGTAGATTATAGGCCGGTAGAAAATATAGAGAACTTCtagtaattgatgtttttttattttaataagcGACATGATCAGTGAGGATTCATGTAGCCGATATTAACTTGCTTTGGATTGAAGATGCATAGCTGGTTTGAACTTGTGTGTCAAGTTCATCTTTCctcaagaagaaaagaaagtagTAGTAGTAGATATATTATAGAACTAACACATTAAATGGATGGTAGATTGAGCATGTGGTGGCATGGGCACATGTAACCCCCCACtcccttgtttttttttttaaaaaaataatggtgtGGTGTTCGAGTCAGTTTGTGTGTATCTTGATTGTTCTTCGGGATATATGTTTCCTTCATATCAGTTATGTTGttcagactcttcaaaaatgttgctACATTAGTGTATTACTTTTGGAGGATTCGACACGTGCTAGAGTTCGAGCAACTCTACTCACTGAGATTTAGACAAATGCCAAGAAGTAATCttgctattttattttgtttcagcTAAGAATTGAACCTCATTATCATGTGTTGTTCTGTTTGTTTGGTTACCTTTGAATCTTTATGACCCCTAACTTATGCAGCTTGTGAGTATTAAATGACCAATCTTGTGGTGGAATGAATAtaagttctttatttttaattagagatCTCGAGTTCGAACTTTGTGTATGAAAAAATCGTGTTAGGGGACGCTTTCTCCTTAAATGAACCTTACACTGGCTGAATCTGGATTAATCGGGGCGTAATACGAGCATCAAACACCAGATAtgagaaattaaaaatgaaataaaatgataatgtgAATGGGTGGGGGACTGGTGATGGCCATCCAATTCTGAATCTGTTGTTTTTAAAACTCTTTGACTCTATAAATGTGTGTGTAGGGAATCTAATTGACCTTGAgtttaaaacaattatttttagcaACCCATGTGACATGTCCTTAGGATAATTTAAGAAGATTTGCATCCCTCCCTTTGCATAATTGAATtgtatatcttttttttcttttgatcatCGAGAAGTATAGTGGGATGAATgcgatttttataattttaaaagtatataggTTCATATTTTGAGAACTGAGAAGTTTTTTATAGAAAGTATTTCGCTTCTTGATAATTCCCATGCAACTTGAATTCAAATTAGTCGTTATAACTTGCAATTCGATCTTAAACCTGACCCCTACTCGATGTAGAATTAAGATTCGAACCCAATTTTCCTAACTTAAAACCTCAACTCTAACCTTGACTCGAGACCTCCCTCGACCTTAGACCCAATTTTGACTCAAAACTAGTCGTTTACTGGGATTATCATCCTAACCTCGACTTGACTTGGAATTCCAACCTTAACCTCAACCAAAGACCCAACCACCACCCTAACTCGAGATTTGATATAATCCTAACCTAAGATCGACTTTCACCCTGACTTGACTAGAGAAGCAACTCGAGACTAGACCTCGACCTGTTACAAGACTTGTGACCCAACCTCGATCTTAGACTTGACCCAACCTTAACTCAAAAATCCAATCCCTACCGCATTATGTGACATAACCGTGACTCTACAAAGAACTCGACCCCAATTTGGGGGGTCGTGTCTAGGGTTAAATCTTGGGTTGGGTCTTCACTCAGGGTCAAGTCTCTAGTAGGGGTTGGATGTCTCGAGTCAAGTATTAGATTGATGTCATCGTCTTGATTTAGGGTCAGGTATCTATGGTAAAATGTGGGGGTCTAAAtccaaaattataatatttaccTAGATTATATCaagtgcttctagaatgatatatttttcttactCATCAAACgtcaaaaaacataaataagaaaataatttattctccaaattattttctaagaaacaattttcctccataccaaccACACCGTGAAAGTAacttatatgtttaatttttttttttgttggaatgACAATAATCGAATATTTCCAAAAAAACTTAAATAGGTTGGACAAAAAATGTACATTGCTAAAATACTACTCTATAAGTctagattaaaaagaaaatatatttccaAATTATAGCAAACAAGTGgcaaaaggataaaaataaaagaggacCATATATGTgtattgaatttaattaaatagaaaaatgaaGTCAAAGTAAGCATGTGCTTCTCTGTTTGAAATGTTGGTACTCTCTCATCATTTATATAAGGGTTAAATCATTATTGATtcctaaaattattaatttaattatttgaatatatatttttaattactttgCCAATAAATACTCACAAATTTGCCATACTCATAAATTATTTCATCACTTAATTTTTCACGTGTTATATCAATTTTGTACTATTAGTCGATATTTGACAAtaatatagttttaaatataacatatttcCTTCGTAAAGGGACCAAAAGCACATTTAAAGATTATAGGTTAGAGTAATAAATATCACGAGaatcaaaattagaatttaCCATCAATTAAAGGACTAAAAGTGCTATTATTCCTTTATAAATTTGCAACTTTAGAGTTTTATTAAGAACAAGAGCAATACAAACTAACGATAACATATGAATGACCTTAAAGTACAACGAACGTTAAAATTGAGAGGGATACATTTGTTCCTTTTCGTTATATAATATTTCTACGATAACCAtataacttgataaaaataaaaatgagaactTGCTAAATATCGTTAAAAAGGTAAAAGCTTACTCaaaatattacatatattaCTCAAATAATGTGTCAAacttccatatatatatatacacatactacacaatttgtataatttgtaaCTTCATAGAAACTGTACAGTTTTTCTTGTGTtctaaaattataattcattcaCTTTACATTTCTTAAACATCATATCTACTTCTTTAAAACTGTGAAACTCATAGATTTGATGTCGTCCTTCCTTCTGTTAACGCGAAAATTAGCAGTTAAATGTGCAAACATTGCTTATCTCCATTTCTTGAATCTGCAGCATCTCGCGTTCATTTCATCCTTTTCAAGAACCTATACGTGGAAAATGAGCCATTTGGATCAAACCAAGGTGGAAATCGATgaaaaaatgagttgattttgtCACCTCTACGAGTACCTGATGTACTTAAAGTCCATGTAGAGCAATGGTTTACTTTTCTGACTCTGGATAGAGATCCGTCCAACATGTGTCCTCGTTGACAGCTTGTTTCCATCGTCTTTTGAATATCTTATACTCGTTGTATGATTGTCTTCTCACCTGAAGAAACTCACACACATAGCCAGAGTCAAGTAATATGGCTTCGCGTTTTGAATGAATATCAAAAGTGTTAAATGTATGTTACTATATATAGAGTCGACCTCAACTGGCTTGGAATTGAAGCTAACTAAAAGCTGAACACAAAGTCAGGTAGATGTTTACCTCCACTCTGAAATTGGGAGTATTGGGTTGAGTTGGTGCCTGCATTGATGAAAAGACGCATCAAAACTCATACATAAACACATCTAACATGGTGGTCACGATAAGAGGTCGTGGAGGACACATATTAGGATAGCAGGTTAGTAGGTAGTAGAGCGTTGTCTCGCTTATTTTTCCATATTAGTAGTCATAGTGTTATTCGTGTAGCTTCTTGTACTTCGATTATTTCTTCACTTCCACTATTTCTTGTTTCGAACATCTTTGAAATGTTTTTCCTTGAGCAGAGGGTCAATCAGAAACAACATCTCTACCCTCCTCCCAAATCCCACTCGTGGGATTGTACTAGGTTATTTTTGATAGGTAAGCTATCGACTCTTTCCAATATAAACATCATCGATCACTGTATAAAGTTATCGAACACATACTTGTTTGCCAAGGCTTGTGATGTTTTCTCCACCCACTGTTGAATTCTTCTGCATGATTGACATCAACAAGAGAATTAATTGTTTGACAAATAAGAAACGATGATTTAGAACTCGTAATATAACTCAAAAGAATGTTTATGTACAGACTATCGATCAGGTATGAACATTAACCAAACGCGACTGATTCATTATATAGCTGTATATACATTTTTTCATGTGTCTGTTGCAGATTTCAAAGTTCATTTTAAGCATTCTTATGTGATTGTTTTCATTTCGTTGTGTGGTAGTTACCTTCTTTTCAGGTTCTCCTAGTGTCGGAAGGCCGTAATGAACAATGTATTCAGCATCAACAACTCCAATATTTCGAGTTCTATCTCCCTATCACGAAAACAAACCAAAAGAGCATCAACAACTCATGACTGCAACTCAAACGAGCTATCGATATAACAAACGAAAAATAAATGCCCTGTCTCATATCCAGAACTACCTGTGCACAGTAACCAAGCTGAATGTCTAAACCCCAAGCATGGATCAAGTCATTCTGCGAAACAACGATAGAAGGAATAAGAGGTAAATATCGATTACTCCTTCTGTTTCAATTCGTATGTCTAGTTTTGACTTtgcacggagtttaagaaagtaaagtaaCTTTTGAATCCGAAAGAAGGGTAGTAAGgcaaaacaaattgaaacagaagGAATAACTTTATTTCAACGACCAAATTTTAACAGTTAAATATACGTAATGCAGTTATAGCATGACATATATAGTTGTTATCGACAATACAGTGTTTCTAAAAAGGAAAAACCTGGATCATATACCAGACGCAGCGCCAGGCAGCGTGGGAAAACACAGGAGCCATTACTTCTATCCATCTGCAATATCAGATACTCCTTGTGAGTTCCGAAAAATAATTGAGCTTCGATCTTTTCAATGCAGAAAAGGATATTACTGCTACAACAATTCATAGTTATTTCCCATGAAGATATCCGCGACAAGgcataaaacaaaattaagttaCCCTGTACAAGGAGGAGCCATACTGGTATAGTCACATCGAGTGCCAGTATCGCCAGCCTTATAAGTCCTTCTGCAATGTAATGTGTTAATCaagtttcaacttcaaaatctaTGGTCAGACGGGAGCTTTAAGACGGAAAATTGTTGATAAGAACCTGTGCACTCGTGATCTCCTCCCGCGAGCGGTAATCTGATGATGCACCTCGGATTTTCCAATATCTAGAGCTGGTTGCGAAATCTCAAGACCTTCATCTTTTACAATAGATATGTATCTACAAGGATGAAACAAGTCGGGTTCAGTAAATGCAGTAAGTCGATTAGAATGCTTCGTATCTATTTATAGTTGTGTCTTTTAATCTCTTGTATGTGAACTCCTCTCCTTACATTCACGTGACTTCAACTCCTTAACAAAAAAAAGCTTGAACTACAGTGTAACTTTC is a genomic window containing:
- the LOC107005157 gene encoding uncharacterized protein LOC107005157 is translated as MRPFVSLLKDSKFRRSCFYAIFPTASFLCLILLLRSDFTENDTQRSLRGKGGRSCENQCMPNGSETLPEGIIAKTSNFERRPLWGYPEKKEPSKYLFAAAVGIKQKETVNKMVLKFLSSDFVVMLFHYDGNVDGWRTFEWSNSVIHISALNQTKWWFAKRFLHPDIVAEYSYIFLWDEDLGVEKFNPNRYISIVKDEGLEISQPALDIGKSEVHHQITARGRRSRVHRRTYKAGDTGTRCDYTSMAPPCTGWIEVMAPVFSHAAWRCVWYMIQNDLIHAWGLDIQLGYCAQGDRTRNIGVVDAEYIVHYGLPTLGEPEKKKNSTVGGENITSLGKQAPTQPNTPNFRVEVRRQSYNEYKIFKRRWKQAVNEDTCWTDLYPESEK